The proteins below come from a single Plectropomus leopardus isolate mb unplaced genomic scaffold, YSFRI_Pleo_2.0 unplaced_scaffold29898, whole genome shotgun sequence genomic window:
- the LOC121938556 gene encoding beclin 1-associated autophagy-related key regulator-like, with protein MCVCVCVLYVCVFYMCVCVCVQHVDSEKLHPHHTLRNIMFLVAPDNDNLGRTGPFEVSADLEESMEFVEPEAAGPAEESGDEAVTDEETDLGTDWETVPSPRFCDIPSQVGHT; from the exons atgtgtgtgtgtgtgtgtgttttatatgtgtgtgtgttttatatgtgtgtgtgtgtgtgtgttcagcatgTGGACAGTGAGAAGCTCCACCCTCATCACACTCTGAGGAACATCATGTTTCTGGTTGCCCCCGACAACGACAACCTGGGCAG GACGGGTCCGTTCGAGGTGAGCGCTGACCTGGAGGAGTCGATGGAGTTTGTGGAGCCGGAGGCGGCGGGGCCGGCGGAGGAGAGCGGGGACGAGGCGGTGACAGACGAGGAGACAGACCTGGGGACGGACTGGGAGACGGTGCCCAGTCCACGATTCTGTGACATCCCCTCACAGGTAGGACACACCTGA